GCTTTAACAAACCTCTAAAGCAGCCTGCGCCTGCTTTTTACAACAGCTGTGTCCCATCGGCTCATTCTAATAAACAGTTGGCCTTCAATCAAGCCTTGACAGCTGAAATTTTAGAAACTCTAGGTAATAAAACTGGACCTACCACCAGCTACCAGAGTAGTAAAGGCTACGAAATAATGCCCAACAGATATTCTACACCTTACGAAGAGCAAACACTGTGAGTAGTACCTTTTTGTGCGAAAAGTTGAGGGTTGGGTCGTTTTTCTTATTTTGGTAGTTGTCAGGGCGttctgaaatgtcaaaattttgtCTGACTGCTGAAAAgtcattcaaaaatttttttttagtaggTTGTTTTACTCTTTATTCCCATATACTTATCGACAAAATGGcgaagttttcatttttaactgAAGATTAAtggaattattcaaaaaaatagcGAAAATggacaattttcgaaatttcaccTGTCATCAAAAGTAACCATAGAATTTAATTTGTTCGGCTAactcttggaacatagatatgtTTTATATTCCAAGGGCTAACTTCACGTTATACGACTAACGTCGATGATTCCCGATTGATCATTCAGAAAAACGATTGAAAATGACCATAGACGGGTCGGTTTCGCATATTTCAAGGTTTTTTTCTCGATTCTAACGGCATTAGAACATGAAGATTGCATGTTGGTCACAGATGGTTTTATGTCATATTTTGAAGGTGATTTTTCGACCGGTTTTCGTATTTTTCACATTGTTGatttaataaaataaatattgttgCATATAAAGAACACAtgttgaaaacaattttttcaattcagatcTTGGCATTTCACATCTTAAACTCGCCCAATCACTCAACATTTTCCAAAATGATTATCTTTTGCTATATTTTTCGGAGCTATATAATTTAATATTTCAGGGAATCTATGAAATATGAGGATAAGTCAAAGTCTGGTTTGGACGCTTTATCCTTGATATGTCAGGCCGTTTTACTTGATCACAACTATAATGCAACCTTACCGCCAGATTCTCCCACTAGGACTGTTCCCCTGACGAGTAATCCATTGCAACCCAATGGTATGACCGGCACTATGCTGATTTATTCGCCAGGGGGCAGTTCTAAGAACAAATATCCGCCAGATCGAAGTAAGATACTCGAGCCGTTGCCGTCTGGATCAGATCTAAAACGTGGATCTTTTCTAGAAAGAACACTTTCTTGCTCAAACACGATATCCACAAGTTCCAGCTTGACAAATATCTCTTCTTCGTTGCCAAGCAATAGCACATCTTTGGTTAACCTTCAAGACGACGATGCGGCTTCCGATATCAGCGATTGCTCAGATAGAAAACACGATACAGAAGgcgaagaaactgatactgctCCAGAAGCTGAAGCCGTCAATAACGATGAGCTTTACGATCATTACGGAGACTATGTGACTAGATGTATATGGTGGGTACTATTCTAGTGATTTATacaatataaattataattctttctCCGTTTACAGCGGTTTCTTACATGACGATGGTTACATGGTGGAATGTGATCAATGTAAAGTGTGGCAGCACGTACAATGCGTTGTTAAGAATAAACAGGTACCAGACGAGTATCTTTGTGAAAAGTGTAATCCGTCGAAACCAGTCGATCCCCAAAAGGCCAGGATGATCCAACAGCAGTGGCTGAAGGAAAGACAACTACCGgagatgaagaatttcaaaaaagacatcaaaatgaaggaGAATCCCAAGTTGAAGGAAATCCCGTCGGATACTGATTCTTCAGACGCGGAAAATCCGAGTAAGTGTAAAAAATTCCTATTTTTCCATTTAGTTTTATATCATTTCTCGTTCTGTGTGGTAATTTTTCattaatggagaaaaatattcagtgaGATATTTCATAAATGGGTTGTCAGTTTTTATTTGCAAACATTCTTTCTAATGAGTTCTTTTTTTATCTCATCAGCTTTATCAGGTAACATTTTGATTTATTGTGATATTGTAATTCTGCCACTCCTCTAAAACcagtaaataaaaaactactgAATCTTAGGGGCATTAACAAACCTCCAAGTTTTTCCACTGGCTGTCAAACCTGGATTTTGTGAGCTCAGAGTACAAGAACTCGCCTCGCTACTACTAAGGCATCTGAAACTCTTGTATTCCTGTGGCACAATCTGTTGAACAATACAAAGCAGGAAAGTTTATAAGGTATAGAAAAAATCGTATTTGTATTGTACCTTTGATATTTTAGGCATCAAAGTGCCTGTCTTGAAAATACCCCAAAAAGTGAAATTTTTAGACGCAAAATTTATAGTTCAGAGAGGGCGCAGGAGAAAGACCACAGATTGGAACTAAGCAAGGGTGCCACAATGGAACTGAGGAGCAGGCTCTATGTATATTGGTTGAGATAATTCatgagaaaaatgaatttttgatttaggtttttatttatggttttttatgaaaaaaaaaatctattggtAGAAACTACTTGTATCGGAAAAATTGAAAGTGCTAACACCTGGTACTTCGTTGGTTCATGCATTAAGTTCATTCcctaaaaataataaatcacaAAAAATGTCATCATCTCACCtggaaattattttcgaaaGACAGTAAAATTTTGATAACCATTGGAATATTTACACTTTGTCGAATACACTTCTGGAattgcagataacaaaaaaactAATTCAATGTTTTTTATGGAGAAGAATTTATTCATCCTGCTCATTCTTGTAATTTGGACGAAGAACGCAGTATCTGAAGGAGATTGTCAACTTCTAATAGATAATTTTCAGCAGATAATCTGACTGCataaaagaaattacctagaggAGTGTTTCAATTTAGGTCATTTCAGCCAAAATTGAACATGAAAAGCCCAGCTCCCACTTCTGTATACAGTAAGGGACAATCACAACAGTTATGACAGATCCAAACAAGATGTCAAGAGCGGAGGTAATTGACTTGGGCGCCATCTATAATGCAGTTTTGATCTATACAAATGAATTAGTTTCTTGAAAATATCTATTAGAAATTCAGAGAAATGATCCTTCAAAGCAGTGATAGTTTGATATCGAAATTGAAATGTCTTCCAAATTTCACCTTTTTATGTTTATCATTTCATGATATTTTTCCCAGATTTTAACAAGCTCAATATGCATTATTGACTGATTATCATTCAGTACTCGTTGTTGGAAATAGGTtcagtagttttttttttatatacagggtgaccacCGAGAGCTCTCGTGATTACGGAGATCTGTTTGAAATTTCGATCGTGAATGCCCCGTCGAATGTTACGCCCATGTCTATGCCCTAAGTTCACTTCTCTCCCTTTGAGAATCTTGTTTAGTTGTCAAACATGATGAATTAATTATACTCTGTGGTTTTGATGTTGGCAATAGAAGACGTCAGAATTTCGTATATTacgtttttttcgaatttttcctcTCGAAAATAGGAAGGGACGTAATTTTAAATCGTTGTACCGTTCGTCGAGAAGAGTTTGATTCTCGTTAATCGATTGAAGGTTGCTGGATATAGAAGAATTTCCCTTTTTCGTATGTCGCTTTTACGCCATAAACCATCTGTGGTCCTCTTATTATTTTTAGGAGGTCGTCGGAATTCTGTGATTTTCATTCGAGAAACGCGTCATTTTGGGTCGTGAAATCGCTAGATATTTTATAAAGGAAGCTTCCTCTGCCTAACGTTTTCGTACAAAATTTTAAACAGATCCGATATATGAACTTCTTATGGGCACTCCTTgggggacaccctgtattcaaGACTCGGGTTCAGCATTCTGTGAATTCATTGAATTAATGTCTCAACTGCTTTCAAGAAAATGTTGGATTGTAGGGGAGATACTAAGAAGATCTCATTTCTCTGTTGGTTTGAAATGTAATTGAGATAAAGTGACTATTAACACCTAGCAGATGGTAAAATTAGTTTAGTAGAAATGTTATCTAGTAATCCTCATACCTGATgttaaatcaaaaaaaaaaaaatggaaatcatCAATAGTACAATCATAATTGTAACAGTGGGACTCCATCGACTCACCTTACCCCTTTGTTGGTGTCTCCATTGGATTAttatattgtgtcttattgttaGTATTTTGCTGATTAACCCATGTTCTTATTAGGTGACAATAATTAAAACTTCATACACCCATTGGAAAGAGTAGCAGTAGATCTTTCACACAGTTGTCGATGTCGacgtgttccatttgaaattttcagcatattaaacatttttttcagaaaataacaATAATACAGTCAACACTAAAGGGAGAACGCCAACGACGCAAAGGAAAAAAACGGAAAAACCGTTGACCAAGCAAAAAAAGGAACTGAAAGAATCGAACTTGCAAAGAAAGAGTTTCAAGAAACGGGAAAGGAAGTTGATACGAAGAAAGGTAAGCATTGAACTTTCGAAATATTTCGCAGTCGGATCATCTCTGGTTTGTTTCACAGAGTAAGTTACAAACTAAAAAGGAAGAAGACGAAAATCGCGAATCTCTCTCGATGACGCAACTGCCCCAACTCAGGCAGTGGATCGAGAATTACGAGGAAGCCGTCACCAATCACTATTCGCCCGAACTACGAGCTCGAATATCCAACATCAGGGTGAACGGATCTCAGAACATCGACACGTCGGTACCGTACGATCCTTCAGTGAACAAGTGCAGGGTTCACACTCTACCTTTGACCGATCTGAAATATCTGGTAGCTACCGAAGATGTATCGCCCGACTCTTCGATCATCGAACTGAGGGGTAAATACATGCTGAGCATTCAACATCGGAATCCGGGAGGGAACTTGAACACGCGACAGCACGCCCAGAGGCCTGGGCCGTTCTTGTTTTTTTACCGTCTCAACAAAGATAACACAGAGGTGAGTCGCCAAGCTTCCCGAATGGGGACACAGAAATCATGATTGTTTTTTCTAGGTATGTGTCGATACAAGGACTTATGGAAACGTGGCAAGGTTCGTGAGACGTTCCTGCAAACCCAACGCGGAACTGAGACACTGCATCGAGAAGGGCGTTTTGCATCTGTTCATAGTGGCCATCTTCAGGATCGAAAAATGCGCTGAAATCACGATAAAACACGAATCTCACGACTTGGCCGCCATCGGTACCACTCAGATCTCTTGCTATTGCGGCAACCCGGCCGAATGTAAAGTGAACAAGACTACAGTGAAAAGGAACGGAGAGGCAGTGGCGGAGGTGTAAGTAAATTTCTTTTCGATAGCCGACTAGTAAGCCTATTTGAACAGATtcgcttaaaaaaatatatagaataaacataattttggaaaataccgaggccaaaaacatTGTTCTATGTAACCGATCGATGTAAAACACTCCGTTCTATGATCTGAATCAATTGATCTTCGATGGTTTCCTTTGACACCGAGAccgaatggaaaaatgaattcgagaaatgtcaaaaattctaCCTTTTTCTTATGCATTTTTGGGGTATTTCTGGGTCGTTTTAGGAGCTCAAAATGATTAATAAGTATAATTCAGTGGTTCGTGACAAAACATAGACAGTCCCCGGTCCGATAAATGACTTTGTGCCATCTCCCTAATCCAAATTGTTTTCTACCTTTTGCTGTCAACGGCAGAATTGAACTTTTTCGGAAATTATTTTAGGCGACTTTTCATGTTTCGATCTTGACGTTCTATACGATAACGGAAAGGGCATTTCTTGAAGATATCAATTCTTGCTTTTCCCGAGTTTGCTGGGTGTTCTGGAAGCCACCACATCCACCGATACCATCTCATATTTTTACGACAGTTTGTCGCTTCTAATGATTCAATTGATGTTCAAAATGACCTAAATCCTCCTGAAAAAGAAATCATTTATAGGAGAAATGCATAGAAATCCCATGTACTCATCTCTAGGTGCTCAAGtttattcgaaaactataagaTTTCTCCCGTTTAGTTTCGTTCCTTCCAGTGATATGAGAATTTCAACGTTTGTCATATCCATACATATTTGGATAGAAATTATCGTCTTGAAACCCCGATTCATCATTTTTGGGGCTATAAATACGTGATTCAAATGATTTTCAcctatttttattcattttccgATCGTTTCGAATGAAAATTGCGTGAATTATTTATATATGACAATTGTCAGGATTAAAGTCTCTGTGGTTTTCCTTCtacgaaaacgaaaaaatgtgaaattgcCAAAATTCCACCTTTTTCTTAAGCAAGTTTTGGTAATTTTGGGGCTGTAAAAGTGGGCAAGAGTATATACACCAAGTCATTTGTTCCTTTGTGACAAAACATAGCCCGTCCCCGGTACGATAAATGGCTTCGTGCGCTCGCTGCGCTCGAGATTGCTGGCGCTCTGTGGGCGCCCTATAACGCGTAGCCGTCACCTAGTTTTTCAACTATTCTATGTTCCAAGACCTTTTAGTATATAGAAGAAGAAGAGTTTTAAGACTTATTCAACTTTCGCAGGTGTAGAAAGAAGAGAGGCAGGAGGACGGCGTCCATCTCGACGCCCTCCGAACCTGAAACGCCGCCCGTTGCTCCGAAAGAGGAGGCTCCCGTCTGCGAACCTTCTCCCCCGGCGGTGCAAGCGCCCGCTCCCCGTTCTCCGAGCCCGGTGAAGATCAAGGTTGAAAAAATGGAAGAGGAGGTCCAAAACGACGTGAAAACGGAAGAGGACATTGAAGTGAAGGAAGAAATCCTGGACGTTAAGGAAACCGAAGTGGTACCTGTTAAGGAAGAAAGACCCGTGACTCCGGTCGAAGAAAAGGACTCCCCAGTACCTGATGAAACGTCCGAATCTGACGAGAAAGACGTGAAGAAAGAGGAGAAGGAGAACGAGTGTAAAAAGAGCCCGGTTTCCGTTTCCACTAGAAGGTCCTCCCAGAACAAAGGGGAAAAGGAGAAGGACGATGAGAAGCCTGCTACAAAACAAGGTAAGTTATTGATATTCTTGGTATTTTTTCGTTTACTGAaggttatttttcagaaaaaagcaAGAACAAGAAACTGAGTCGTGAAGAGAGGAAATTAGAGGCGATCCTGAGGGCCATTGAACAAATGGAAAAGGCCAATCAGAGAAAGCAAGAACACAAACAAACGAAACATGTACAAAGGAGAGAATCCGAACCGTCTCCATACAGCAAGGAGGAGGAGAAAACCGCCGATCTTAAGCAAAAGAGGAAACGGTAATGTAACATACCCCGATTTTTTAAAATCGAACTAACAGAAGTATCTTTTCCAGAAGGAAAGGGAGAGCGAGGACGACGAGCACACACAGCACGACGAGAAGGGACAGATTGAATTCTGGcgattcgtatttcacgtccgGAGACGAGAATATGCTGTCCCCGAACGACGGTATACACCCTAAGAAAGCCGATGAAACAACAGGTAAGCCTTTTGGGAAAATCTATTTTCCGAAGGTACTTGAACGTTTTTCGGTTGTTCCAGACGATAGTACATCGGGAAAACACGAAGGGTTCCTGTTAACTTTCTCCAACAAAGACGAAACCGGCAAGAGAGACAAATCCCCGATCAGAGAGAACGACTCGAATTCGAATTCCGCCCATTCTTCGCCGGAAACGCCGCTGTCTCTGGCCTGTTCCCTGGTACAGGCCGCCGTCGAACCCTTGGAGTCCGGATTCAAGTTTCCGAAAACCAAGAAGGTACCAAACTCGGTCGAGGGTGTCTCTAAACGGGATTaatttgtgatttttttcaGGGCATGATGAACGAATGGCTCAACAAGACGCCGGAAGCCGTTCAGACCGCCACCTCCAGTCCTTTGTCGTTACATATCCAGAACGCGGAAGCCGAGATGAACGCCAATTTCAACGCTCCGTCGAAGATCGTCGCCAGCGAATCCGCCCCCAAGGGAAGCGCTAAAAAAAGATGGCTCAGGCAGGCGATCAGCGAAGACAAATGCGACAGTCCTCAAGGTACGCTATACTACATTCGCTTTTATTTTAGcgctcggttggccatggaaatttgacacatttcactctgtatagtacgaaaatgtggggttatgaagcttgtcaaaacatttttgggttttaaatcaacgctatgttgccctttctacgtaaaagtttctgttattacgtgttttatcgcaatgtcgaatctctttggaaaatatgtgacgaacataattgaagtttatacaaactgattgaaggcataccaaatccagttatttgcatgaaaaatacaagagatccgtataatatcataatatgcactagcttgaggagagttgatgttcgttatcttctttggctaaagtttgaatacgttacatcagttgtagatttcgaaaatattaacccgaagatgaaatgcatatgttgcagtggttgggaatgggtatctctcgaaggtattaacggataattacaagaatgttaaatttttcaacaaaaatcattttgcatcaatataagtaaaaggaattaaaggaagtttcaagtctagatgaacttcatctttgaacaaaaatttcacatgaataaacaattaacaggacaactggcgcatatttgtggctgttcatcttaatacattgatataataataataattagatatttattggtaccttaagacatttacaacgtATAGgagaaatcaaatgaaaaatagaaaaatcaatgttcgggaacttattctacgatgacattcatcgaaaatcctgtagtaaacttttcgcattaattcactcaaacataaaattctcaaatgccaccacttttttgggtctcccaaaagaaggaaattcttcgtcatcctcttcattcacaatctttctgattgtggaaatattcagctgaaatataagtcgtttagatttagatgaaagattatataaattctctcttagattgaatatgttcgctaccatctgacgtattgtggattttagaatatcagggtataactatttgaatgagcggacctgaattctaaatagcacttcctgagaCCCtgcttcttttttcaatcactttcgacattttcgcaataaaaattgttataagttgtggcaacggcgttatgacattaacggcattccatgagtgccaaccttactccgttctagttacaaaaacttgagaaaattatttcatggccaaccgactgctgaaataaatttgaatgcacTATAGAATGACTCGAAATAAAAACGCGGGTcgttaatcataatttttttacagAATCTCCGCCAATCAGCGACATGGTGGCCCCGCCGAAGAAGAGACGTCTACCGAGAGAATCCATATCAAACGACAACACCCCACCCTCGACCCCCACGAGTTTGGTGCCCCCCGAAAATGTAGGTGATTGACTCCTTTCCTCTTCGCCCCTTACAATTTCTAACCCGTTCGCTTTTCAGAGGATGGACTGTGAGGCCGCCGGGGGCCCTTCGCAGGAACCGCGCTCTTTCCACCTCCTGTACGAAGACTGCGTCGATAGCCAGAAGGAGACCCTGGAATCGGATCACGTTTTGAAGGAGAGGGCGGCGGAGATGAAACAGGAATTCGGCAAGACCCTGACGACGCCGGAGATCAATCAGAGACCGGACACCCTGTCTTTCGGATGTCTGATGGATCCTAGGTTGAGGAATCACCATTTCGCCAACAGCGAACACCTGGTTGGCACCGTCGAGAAGACCCTCAGCATCCTGGGATTCGAAGAACGGAAGCCCGAGGTTCCCCCGATAAGACGAAAGGTTAGTTGATTATGAAGAATTTAAAGCGGGGTTAGTCTTTGACTGTTAAAAATGTGttgaatatttgaccattttggaagATGCGAGAATTTTTCGTATAATGGGTAATGTTTGAATCCGGTGAATAGTGAaaatatcaatgaaattcaagaaattgtgtactctggctgaatacaactctgtttgagagATTTAACCTAAAACATAACACATAGCAGATgttatcgattaaaattcattcttggaggattctgcatttcctgaaacttttaagggttttcactcccaatttctggaacaaaatcaattaaaaaattgaaataaacgatttgctcctgcgtaaattcttgcactaatttgtttatttcgattttttaattgattttgttccagagattgggattgagaaccctaaaaagtttcaggaaacaTTACAGATATGTAGTCTTGATTCAGATTGTCATTCTGAAGGGGATTTTTTTGTCATTATAGTGATCTCTGTTAACTTCGCAACGTTTGaacagaaatatttattttttttatatgaaaatgaaaggTTAAATGGGTTACGTTTGAATCTGGTGACTCTGGTAAAAAGTGATAATAAACTATTCAGATTTGAGATGAATATCTGGGCTAATATGGGTGGTTGCAAGCTGAATCACTGAAATATTCGATATTtatcgccaacgaaattgcgGTAACTCATTTATCGTTCACTAAATGGAATGGAAAAAGTGAGTTTGTGCCTGATTTTCAAGCTTGTTTTCATGCTATATTCGATTCTTGGAAAAACTTTGGTGTCAAGttccagggatggcatagcTCCTTGTGAagacttaaaatggctatatttctttatctaggccgaatcggaaaaaagtgtATCGTTTGACCTTAAGGCACtactgttatacagggtgagtctttgactcgtacaaattcaTTAACTgtggattcttgaggccaaacgaaaaactgttttcttataccattttttccgattccctgatagaaatatatagccatttttagttttcatagtGAGCTATGTCACCCTGGAAAACAgtattaccttcaaaataactagctgaatctgtgacactacacaactgtggatcatttaaacagagttgtattcagccaaagtatccaatttttcgagtttcactgatattttttaatttttcacatcaatttactcgaaaatggcgcattatacgagaaaatatgaagaatacttttattttacaaaaatttcaaatattcattggatagcgtccaaattagtttcaagagttgggttctttgaatttttggtacttttatggtacgcaatggtcataatgagaaaactggaagaggtgggtaatatcttgtgttcgacaaAGACTGTTTGTGGGGCAGAactcaaaataacattttttatggtttttcatcagcctgtatcttttaaaccgagcaaattcggaaaaaatggtgaaggaaaaaggtGTTTATTTTGATCTCGAGaatctactcttgaaatatttgtaccagtcaaagactctccctgtataAATTCGCCTTCAGTCAAAATTCATTTGGCGACAAAGTCAAATCCACTGATCTGAGTGctattttgacgtttttcttttttttttttttcagttgtccATAACAGAATACCGACAGCGAAAGAAACTGAACAACAACGAAGTATGTGATAAATCCGAAGAGACGGGCAACGCGGAAGACTGCGTCAACGAGGAGAACAACTCCTCGGAATCGTTTCAGATGTCTTCCGCACGTCCGAGGGCTAACAGTCCGAGCAGTTCGTCGAGCTCGTCTTCGGACGACGAAACGTCTGTGATTACCGAATTACCGGCAAAAGGTAAaatttcattggtaaaattcCCGATTAACGATCCTAACATAATTCGTAAAATTCCAGTGCCCGCATTCAATTCCGAACCGACGGAACTGGAGAGGCAGAGAGAAATGCAGAGCTTGAGGTTGAAGAAGGCATTCGGATTGTCCATAGACGTTGAACCCAAAAAGCCAGGTAAATACGATCGTAAAACTGAGCATTTCGATTGGAATTTAATCTCTGTTCTCGTTGGAAAACCCTTTTCTTTTTCGATTCGATTGATAACCTTTGATGACGATAAATCTTAATTTCCAGCCATAACCGGAGATTCAATTTTCAAGAGCGAGTTAACGGCGCCGCCCCTGATCAAATCTTTCACCATTCTCGACAGCCCCGGCTACCCCACCCCGTCCGGCAGCGAAATCTCGGACGTGAACAAATCCACATTGAATTCTCCCCGACTTCACGCCATCCTGACGCAGACCGACCGTCCCGGTCTGTCGCCAAATATGACGGAACAGGAGAGAGACTCTCCCGTCGTCGACGATAAGACGATCGACGGACGAACCACCCCAATCACCGATGAACGACAACCCGAAGACGTAGTCATGACGGAAATTCCCGAAAAAGAGATTGTCGACGATAAGGAGACGTCCAGCGCGGAAGAAGTGATGGACTTTGAGGAGGCCCCCgaagaagatgaagaagatGACGACGAGGCGGAAATCGGGGAGAAAGGAGTGAAACCTCATTTGTTTTACACCCCCGACGAAGAAGAAGAGGAGGAAGAGGTTGAGGAAAAGGAGTTTCCGGAAACTGAGAGCGTCAGTTACGTACCTCCCTTCAATAAT
Above is a window of Coccinella septempunctata chromosome 5, icCocSept1.1, whole genome shotgun sequence DNA encoding:
- the LOC123314454 gene encoding uncharacterized protein LOC123314454 isoform X4, translating into MSLCIDGNNVLTSQVSTSSAIQLSEKSPNENAPILTTATTPISSPIELNDTQHQQFFNKKTVTKLLVSNQTSVVGNVTPVLQKISNPPVITVLNSAGGPLTVLKTICVTSGVSSAPHFSLVNNQSLTVTNAVGKTPTITLLNTPVTVVKMTPPQSQNVENKPLDNTNCSVSTQNVSTIIENRAHNVFVKNTCSDSSVSDVQQGHKFLTANSFSQTNVLTSIPTTSGKAVNNQRSKLKILSNVVVPSMTSASNIQPSTNQIMTKPNSQPQQQQRLVPRQKVLGPNGNQPKYINKLANNSQQQKSVCNLKQNTEKAQQQAKLLYPTHKSQIKTLPPMNNYMTKPSMKPLNSQQPKNIPAQVQRTGSGLRTIPPQRPPKLPNKLNYIGKHAVQAQKIKHGQNRFNKPLKQPAPAFYNSCVPSAHSNKQLAFNQALTAEILETLGNKTGPTTSYQSSKGYEIMPNRYSTPYEEQTLESMKYEDKSKSGLDALSLICQAVLLDHNYNATLPPDSPTRTVPLTSNPLQPNGMTGTMLIYSPGGSSKNKYPPDRSKILEPLPSGSDLKRGSFLERTLSCSNTISTSSSLTNISSSLPSNSTSLVNLQDDDAASDISDCSDRKHDTEGEETDTAPEAEAVNNDELYDHYGDYVTRCICGFLHDDGYMVECDQCKVWQHVQCVVKNKQVPDEYLCEKCNPSKPVDPQKARMIQQQWLKERQLPEMKNFKKDIKMKENPKLKEIPSDTDSSDAENPKNNNNTVNTKGRTPTTQRKKTEKPLTKQKKELKESNLQRKSFKKRERKLIRRKSKLQTKKEEDENRESLSMTQLPQLRQWIENYEEAVTNHYSPELRARISNIRVNGSQNIDTSVPYDPSVNKCRVHTLPLTDLKYLVATEDVSPDSSIIELRGKYMLSIQHRNPGGNLNTRQHAQRPGPFLFFYRLNKDNTEVCVDTRTYGNVARFVRRSCKPNAELRHCIEKGVLHLFIVAIFRIEKCAEITIKHESHDLAAIGTTQISCYCGNPAECKVNKTTVKRNGEAVAEVCRKKRGRRTASISTPSEPETPPVAPKEEAPVCEPSPPAVQAPAPRSPSPVKIKVEKMEEEVQNDVKTEEDIEVKEEILDVKETEVVPVKEERPVTPVEEKDSPVPDETSESDEKDVKKEEKENECKKSPVSVSTRRSSQNKGEKEKDDEKPATKQEKSKNKKLSREERKLEAILRAIEQMEKANQRKQEHKQTKHVQRRESEPSPYSKEEEKTADLKQKRKRRKGRARTTSTHSTTRRDRLNSGDSYFTSGDENMLSPNDGIHPKKADETTDDSTSGKHEGFLLTFSNKDETGKRDKSPIRENDSNSNSAHSSPETPLSLACSLVQAAVEPLESGFKFPKTKKGMMNEWLNKTPEAVQTATSSPLSLHIQNAEAEMNANFNAPSKIVASESAPKGSAKKRWLRQAISEDKCDSPQESPPISDMVAPPKKRRLPRESISNDNTPPSTPTSLVPPENRMDCEAAGGPSQEPRSFHLLYEDCVDSQKETLESDHVLKERAAEMKQEFGKTLTTPEINQRPDTLSFGCLMDPRLRNHHFANSEHLVGTVEKTLSILGFEERKPEVPPIRRKLSITEYRQRKKLNNNEVCDKSEETGNAEDCVNEENNSSESFQMSSARPRANSPSSSSSSSSDDETSVITELPAKVPAFNSEPTELERQREMQSLRLKKAFGLSIDVEPKKPAPATPPRPAAKSRT